One Aneurinibacillus migulanus genomic region harbors:
- the recU gene encoding Holliday junction resolvase RecU encodes MRNIRYPNGKLPTVNREGTGLPDRMKAEEFLALVQGKQDSAANRGMSLEEELNESNAYYVSHDIASVHKKPTPVQIVKVDYPSRSAAVIREAYFRQPSTTDYNGVFEGRYLDFEAKETRNKTALPLGNFHEHQINHMCLVVKQRGIAFAIVRFTVHDETYVLDASHIIHFWKESIRGGRKSIPYAYIKEHGHLIPVGYRPRLDYLSVVKQYYFS; translated from the coding sequence TTGCGAAACATTCGCTATCCTAATGGCAAACTGCCGACGGTAAACAGGGAAGGAACGGGACTTCCCGACCGCATGAAAGCGGAAGAATTCCTCGCGCTCGTTCAGGGTAAACAGGATTCAGCCGCGAATCGTGGCATGTCGCTCGAAGAAGAATTAAATGAAAGCAACGCATATTACGTATCTCATGATATCGCATCCGTTCATAAGAAACCGACACCTGTTCAAATCGTGAAAGTCGACTATCCTTCCCGCTCGGCAGCCGTCATCCGTGAAGCTTATTTTCGGCAACCATCGACAACTGATTACAATGGTGTATTCGAGGGTCGGTACCTTGATTTTGAAGCAAAAGAAACGCGCAATAAGACAGCCTTGCCCCTTGGCAACTTTCATGAGCACCAAATCAACCATATGTGTCTGGTAGTTAAACAGAGAGGCATCGCATTTGCTATTGTCCGCTTTACCGTCCATGACGAGACATATGTGCTGGATGCTTCACATATCATACATTTTTGGAAAGAGTCCATCCGGGGCGGGCGCAAATCGATTCCTTATGCATACATTAAGGAACACGGACACCTTATTCCTGTCGGATATCGGCCACGCCTCGATTATCTCTCTGTCGTCAAGCAATACTATTTCTCATGA
- a CDS encoding DUF309 domain-containing protein, translating to MYHRLYIEYIYYFNVEQDYYECHEVMEELWLNEGRNRLLQALLQVAVGLHHFRNKNIEGAIRLFEAALAKSTDTWSGELGIDTDKLFTETREYLKKLYTYEKAPFSFYPLHISILDQQLHHAVAACVPKGVAEEDKF from the coding sequence TTGTATCATCGATTGTATATTGAATATATATATTATTTTAATGTAGAACAGGATTATTATGAGTGTCATGAAGTAATGGAAGAGCTGTGGTTGAATGAAGGCAGAAATCGCCTGCTACAGGCTCTGCTGCAGGTAGCGGTTGGCCTGCACCATTTTCGCAACAAAAACATAGAAGGTGCCATTCGCCTATTCGAAGCGGCACTCGCCAAATCAACGGACACATGGAGCGGAGAACTCGGTATCGATACGGATAAGCTGTTCACTGAAACGAGAGAATACCTCAAAAAACTGTATACTTATGAAAAAGCACCTTTTTCTTTTTACCCGCTTCACATCTCCATTCTTGATCAGCAATTACACCATGCAGTTGCTGCTTGTGTACCGAAAGGTGTGGCAGAGGAAGATAAATTTTAG